A single Archangium lipolyticum DNA region contains:
- a CDS encoding DUF2381 family protein — translation MHLPARSWMSSAALLLVLLLPRVTRAEPTPQRHLVISELPSGREAEIRIAADVPTVVRFESELDPAGTRLQAQGPSPFEWLVVSGRLLLLHPPTSTWLWPRLPLRVRLADGTSLSFALVPSPPALADVQVDVFLHPATPGALRVTLEKVSAEYEALKLEHARSQAELERYRDDEFNPDVSIAVLLLDDEASRYLVRGSPVLAGSEDVLAQAWCVRLAGRSACVILVTNRHRKKSWTLKQLLLLNSRTQELLPVVVRARPSTIPPGGSGRVVLVTRTPSSADKDLYSFHLVAPDGPEWQIRYLDMKL, via the coding sequence ATGCATCTCCCTGCCCGCTCCTGGATGTCCAGTGCCGCTCTGCTGCTGGTTCTCTTGTTGCCGCGAGTCACGCGGGCGGAGCCCACGCCACAGCGCCATCTTGTGATCTCCGAACTGCCCTCGGGCCGTGAGGCGGAGATCCGGATCGCCGCCGACGTTCCCACGGTGGTGCGCTTCGAGTCCGAGCTGGATCCGGCAGGGACACGACTTCAGGCGCAGGGCCCGTCTCCCTTCGAGTGGTTGGTGGTCTCCGGCCGGTTGTTGCTGCTTCATCCCCCGACGAGCACGTGGTTATGGCCCCGCTTGCCTCTGCGGGTCCGGCTGGCGGACGGTACGTCCCTGTCCTTCGCTCTCGTTCCGAGCCCTCCCGCACTGGCGGACGTGCAGGTGGACGTGTTCCTCCACCCGGCTACACCTGGGGCGCTGCGGGTCACGCTCGAGAAAGTGAGCGCCGAGTACGAGGCGCTCAAGCTCGAGCACGCGCGGTCACAGGCCGAGCTCGAACGCTACCGCGACGACGAGTTCAACCCCGATGTCTCCATCGCGGTGCTGCTGCTCGACGACGAGGCCTCCCGATATCTGGTGCGAGGTAGTCCCGTCCTGGCCGGGAGCGAGGATGTTCTGGCTCAGGCCTGGTGCGTGCGTCTCGCCGGGCGTTCGGCCTGCGTCATCCTCGTGACGAACCGTCACCGCAAGAAGAGCTGGACACTGAAACAGTTGCTGCTTCTCAACAGCAGGACCCAGGAACTGTTGCCTGTCGTCGTCCGTGCTCGTCCGTCCACCATCCCACCCGGAGGAAGCGGGCGCGTCGTGCTCGTCACCCGGACGCCATCATCGGCGGACAAGGACCTCTACTCCTTTCATCTCGTGGCTCCTGATGGTCCCGAGTGGCAGATCCGCTACTTGGACATGAAGCTCTGA
- a CDS encoding SIR2 family protein, with amino-acid sequence MGNEGGTRALLTYWAGMASDIIDFQEERGRHEALLGREDVMTELDAILLGTQSRGWVLVKGGPGIGKSALLAEWIKRREQAGLPVPPHHFLRRGVDDWDRPEVVKRNLAAQVEMLYPELATPDARPESRLRELLQRISAKVLVPRQERLVLVVDGLDEVEEDSEGTNPLPRFLPHVLPPGVKVLCASRPTYPYLSWLEARESLRTIDLNGERWAGSNKKVVRQYWEHMAPGFAPPLTSAFVDEVVRRAEGNVLYAMKLAEWLREQPVEKRRTELLPRGLEALLDESWERIQRLPAELRRVAIEGLGVVAVAREALPLSSLAAVAGWKDLDDGERFLRVSRSFLLEELGHGKSEKAWRLFHESFRSFILSKLGEGRERTEHRRLAEYLCRWPVETSERGFRWNYALRHGVTHWLRVGEWELARRLYTDLGYLEAKCHVAGVLAVEEDLRSAAEAGGGREPECSRILHGAIRAESHWLRKDPKALALLVYNRLRSSGWTAARIEKTLRFPEGAPALRLRHPVRTGGSERTLAGQGGEVRGCAVTPDGSRVVSACADGTLRVWEVETGRELATLEGHEGRVWGCAVMPDGRRVVSASDDGTLMVWEVETGLKLATLKGHGGKLWACAVTPDGRRVVSASTDGLLKVWEVETGREVATLAGHGNTVNHCAVMPDGSRVVSASTDGTLKVWEVETGREVATLEGHKAPVWGCAVMPDGRRVVSASTDGTLKVWEVRTGRALATLNGRGRNLWGCAVMPDGRRVVSASDDGTLMVWDVGTGRELATLKGHRFPVRGCAVMPDGRRVVSASDDGTLKVWDVGTGRELATQGEHRGEVLACAVTPDGRRVVSASDDGTLQVWEAETGRRLVTLEGHGRTLGCAVTPDGRLVVAASDDGSFKVWEVETGRELARLEGLGSAWGCAVSPDGKHVLLASHDGTLKVREVGTGRELTLPDCDWIGVWGCAVTPDGQRMVSASSDRTLKVWEVKTGQELATLQGDWSTVWSYAVTPDGRRVVSASLFGGLKVWEVETGRELVTLEGHTGSVRGCTVTPDGRRVVSASEDGTLSLWDIDSGRCLHTLYGVGAFLSVASTSDVICAGDEIGNIWILEMESSSSKEGLTPVNVVPPEPRMSIQFPEPVLEAHRSNTLALFIGSGLSLGRDVKGGFPTWQQLPQRLLDACARWGAMDEQSIQARRALFKGRMRLEVMLADLGSLRSALARDYQKALNDIFRPADAAPGMAHQSVARLGARAILTTNYDSLLERVQETQHRQVYTWRESDLALNDLESGRHVLLKVHGTAERHDTVVMTEREYHEVRSNPSYRAVLSHLLQQYTFLFIGYGMNDPLDLDLVLKWNADAFKSAARSHYALLKDPSDNDRDRYEREYNVRVISYSDHAQLPAFLEELQRAASK; translated from the coding sequence ATGGGTAACGAAGGGGGGACGCGTGCTCTGTTAACATACTGGGCGGGTATGGCGAGCGACATCATCGACTTCCAGGAGGAACGGGGACGCCACGAAGCGCTGCTCGGGAGAGAGGACGTGATGACCGAGCTGGATGCAATCCTGCTGGGTACTCAGTCGCGCGGGTGGGTGCTGGTCAAGGGCGGGCCAGGGATAGGCAAGAGCGCGCTGCTGGCCGAGTGGATCAAGCGACGTGAGCAGGCGGGACTTCCGGTGCCGCCGCACCACTTCCTGCGGCGTGGCGTGGATGACTGGGACCGGCCCGAGGTGGTGAAGCGCAACCTGGCGGCGCAGGTAGAGATGCTGTACCCCGAACTCGCCACTCCAGATGCACGGCCCGAGTCGCGTCTGCGGGAACTGCTGCAGCGAATATCGGCCAAGGTGCTAGTGCCACGCCAGGAGCGGCTTGTGTTGGTGGTGGATGGGCTCGATGAAGTCGAGGAGGACTCCGAGGGCACCAATCCGCTGCCGCGCTTCTTGCCGCACGTGTTGCCACCTGGGGTGAAGGTGCTGTGTGCTTCGCGGCCTACGTATCCGTACCTGAGCTGGCTGGAGGCGCGGGAGAGCCTTCGCACCATCGATCTGAATGGCGAGCGGTGGGCGGGATCGAACAAGAAGGTGGTGCGTCAGTACTGGGAGCACATGGCGCCCGGTTTCGCGCCACCGCTGACGTCGGCCTTCGTGGATGAGGTGGTGCGACGAGCCGAAGGCAATGTGCTCTACGCCATGAAGCTGGCGGAGTGGCTGCGGGAGCAGCCCGTCGAGAAGCGGCGGACCGAGTTGTTGCCGCGAGGCTTGGAGGCGCTGCTCGATGAGAGCTGGGAGCGCATCCAGCGGTTGCCCGCTGAGCTTCGTAGGGTGGCAATCGAGGGGCTAGGTGTGGTGGCTGTAGCCCGCGAGGCGCTGCCACTGTCGAGCCTGGCGGCGGTGGCCGGGTGGAAGGATCTGGATGATGGCGAGCGATTCTTGCGAGTGTCGCGGTCATTCCTCCTGGAGGAGTTGGGGCACGGGAAGAGCGAAAAAGCTTGGCGACTCTTTCACGAATCCTTTCGGAGCTTCATCCTGTCGAAGCTTGGTGAAGGACGAGAGAGGACGGAGCACCGAAGGTTGGCGGAGTATCTGTGCCGGTGGCCGGTCGAGACGTCCGAGCGGGGTTTTCGCTGGAATTATGCATTGCGCCATGGCGTGACGCATTGGTTGAGGGTGGGGGAGTGGGAACTGGCTCGCAGGCTCTACACGGACCTGGGCTACCTCGAGGCGAAGTGCCACGTGGCGGGTGTACTTGCTGTCGAGGAGGACTTGCGGAGTGCTGCTGAGGCGGGAGGAGGACGTGAGCCCGAGTGTTCGAGGATCCTCCATGGAGCTATTCGGGCCGAGTCGCATTGGTTGAGGAAGGACCCGAAAGCACTGGCCCTGCTCGTTTACAACCGGCTGCGCTCTTCAGGATGGACGGCAGCGCGGATTGAAAAGACGCTGCGCTTTCCGGAAGGAGCGCCTGCGCTGCGCTTGCGCCATCCCGTGAGGACAGGAGGCAGTGAGCGCACCCTGGCGGGTCAGGGAGGGGAGGTGCGGGGTTGCGCGGTGACGCCGGACGGGAGCCGAGTCGTGTCGGCGTGCGCTGATGGGACGCTGAGAGTCTGGGAAGTAGAGACGGGGCGGGAGTTGGCCACCCTGGAAGGCCATGAGGGGCGGGTGTGGGGCTGCGCGGTGATGCCGGACGGGAGACGTGTGGTGTCGGCGTCCGACGATGGGACGTTGATGGTGTGGGAGGTGGAGACGGGGCTGAAACTGGCCACCCTGAAAGGGCACGGGGGGAAGCTGTGGGCCTGCGCAGTGACGCCGGATGGGAGACGCGTGGTGTCAGCGTCTACTGATGGGTTGCTGAAAGTGTGGGAGGTGGAGACGGGGCGAGAGGTGGCCACCCTGGCAGGTCATGGGAATACGGTAAACCATTGTGCGGTGATGCCGGATGGGAGCCGAGTGGTGTCCGCGTCCACCGATGGGACACTGAAGGTATGGGAGGTGGAGACGGGGCGAGAGGTGGCCACCCTTGAGGGGCACAAAGCCCCAGTGTGGGGCTGCGCGGTGATGCCAGACGGCAGGCGCGTGGTGTCGGCATCCACCGATGGGACGCTGAAAGTATGGGAGGTAAGGACAGGGCGAGCGCTGGCCACCCTCAATGGTCGTGGGAGGAATCTGTGGGGCTGTGCGGTGATGCCGGACGGCAGGCGCGTGGTGTCGGCGTCCGACGATGGGACGTTGATGGTGTGGGATGTCGGAACGGGGCGGGAACTGGCTACCTTGAAGGGCCATCGGTTCCCGGTGCGGGGCTGCGCGGTGATGCCGGATGGCAGGCGCGTGGTGTCGGCGTCCGATGATGGGACGCTGAAGGTGTGGGATGTCGGAACGGGGCGGGAACTGGCCACTCAAGGAGAGCATAGGGGCGAGGTCCTGGCCTGTGCGGTGACCCCGGACGGGAGACGTGTGGTGTCAGCATCCGATGATGGGACGCTGCAGGTATGGGAAGCGGAGACCGGGCGGAGGTTGGTTACGCTGGAGGGGCACGGGAGGACGTTGGGGTGCGCGGTGACGCCCGACGGCAGGCTCGTGGTGGCAGCATCCGACGATGGATCATTCAAGGTGTGGGAGGTGGAGACAGGACGGGAGTTGGCCAGACTGGAGGGGCTCGGGAGTGCGTGGGGCTGTGCTGTGTCGCCGGACGGGAAGCACGTGCTGTTGGCATCCCACGATGGGACTTTGAAGGTGCGGGAGGTGGGGACAGGACGGGAGTTGACCCTGCCGGATTGCGACTGGATTGGAGTGTGGGGCTGTGCGGTGACTCCAGATGGTCAGCGCATGGTGTCCGCATCCTCCGATAGGACGCTGAAGGTGTGGGAGGTGAAGACGGGGCAGGAGTTGGCCACGTTGCAGGGTGACTGGTCTACGGTGTGGAGCTATGCGGTGACACCGGATGGGCGGCGTGTGGTCTCGGCGTCCCTTTTCGGAGGGCTGAAGGTCTGGGAGGTAGAGACGGGGCGAGAACTGGTCACCTTGGAGGGGCACACGGGAAGCGTGCGAGGTTGCACGGTGACACCGGATGGGCGCCGTGTAGTATCCGCATCCGAAGATGGGACGTTGTCGTTGTGGGACATCGACTCGGGCCGATGCCTTCATACGCTCTACGGAGTTGGGGCCTTTCTCTCGGTTGCATCCACATCCGATGTCATCTGTGCAGGGGATGAGATCGGAAACATCTGGATTCTCGAAATGGAGTCATCTAGCTCCAAGGAGGGTCTGACTCCTGTGAACGTGGTTCCACCCGAACCCCGCATGAGCATCCAATTTCCGGAACCTGTTCTTGAGGCGCATCGCTCGAATACGCTCGCCTTGTTCATTGGCTCTGGCCTTTCGCTCGGCCGTGACGTCAAGGGCGGCTTCCCCACGTGGCAGCAGCTTCCCCAGCGGTTGCTCGATGCCTGTGCGCGATGGGGCGCCATGGACGAGCAGAGCATCCAAGCCAGGCGTGCTCTGTTCAAGGGACGCATGCGTCTCGAGGTCATGCTCGCGGATCTTGGCTCCCTGCGCTCCGCCCTGGCTCGCGACTACCAGAAGGCCCTCAACGACATCTTCCGTCCTGCGGATGCAGCCCCGGGGATGGCGCACCAGTCCGTGGCGCGGCTCGGTGCCCGAGCGATCCTGACCACCAACTATGATTCGCTCCTCGAACGGGTCCAGGAGACGCAGCACAGGCAGGTCTACACCTGGAGGGAGTCCGACTTGGCTCTCAACGACTTGGAGTCAGGCCGCCATGTCCTGCTCAAGGTCCACGGGACGGCGGAGCGCCACGACACCGTGGTCATGACCGAGCGCGAATACCACGAGGTTCGCTCCAACCCGTCCTACCGGGCGGTCCTGAGCCACCTGCTCCAGCAGTACACGTTCTTGTTCATCGGTTACGGGATGAATGACCCGCTGGATCTTGACCTCGTACTCAAGTGGAACGCAGATGCGTTCAAGTCCGCGGCCCGCAGCCACTACGCACTGTTGAAGGACCCGAGCGACAACGACCGCGACCGTTACGAGCGCGAGTACAACGTGCGGGTCATCTCCTACAGTGACCACGCGCAACTCCCGGCCTTCCTGGAGGAACTCCAGCGCGCCGCCTCCAAGTAG
- a CDS encoding Uma2 family endonuclease — translation MGRGKRPATYEDIEALPPGWVGEIIDDELYAFPRPSAWNLWAVSVLLSKLGDAFCLGTRGPGGWWIVREPEWHFSRQVLVPDLAGWRRERAPGLFERDEPFIELAPDWVCEVLSPSTVALDRGRKLSLYHQEGVSHAWLLDPRAHTLEIYHRGSQGWQLAAHHGGEDVVRAEPFDAEPLDLGRLWAPRSTQAPGP, via the coding sequence ATGGGTCGGGGAAAGCGTCCAGCCACCTACGAGGACATCGAGGCGTTACCGCCGGGGTGGGTGGGGGAGATCATCGACGACGAGCTGTACGCCTTTCCCCGGCCATCCGCGTGGAACTTGTGGGCCGTCTCGGTGCTCCTGTCGAAGCTGGGGGACGCCTTCTGCTTAGGGACGCGAGGACCGGGCGGCTGGTGGATCGTGAGGGAGCCCGAGTGGCACTTCAGTCGGCAGGTGCTGGTGCCTGACCTGGCGGGCTGGCGCCGAGAGAGGGCACCCGGGTTGTTCGAACGGGATGAGCCCTTCATCGAGCTGGCGCCCGATTGGGTCTGTGAGGTGTTGTCTCCCTCCACGGTCGCGCTGGATCGGGGGCGCAAGCTGTCCCTCTATCATCAGGAGGGTGTGAGCCACGCGTGGTTGTTGGACCCGCGAGCTCACACGTTGGAGATCTACCATCGAGGATCGCAGGGCTGGCAGCTTGCGGCGCACCACGGAGGAGAGGACGTGGTGCGTGCCGAGCCCTTCGACGCCGAGCCGCTCGACCTTGGACGTCTCTGGGCTCCCAGGTCCACACAGGCACCCGGGCCCTGA
- a CDS encoding SDR family NAD(P)-dependent oxidoreductase, translating into MARQDLRGKVAIVTGASSGVGWQAAVRLGEAGVRLCITARRVEALEKLRHLMREKGVECIAVPGDVTVQGDVDQVVRECLAHYGRVDILVNDAGVQSYGLFDELPWEHITRIFDINCFGFMRFARAVLPHFRQQGSGHILNIQSMLSKGSAPLLSAYSASKHATLGWAKSLEMELVGSGIQVSNVLVPSVATNMFAHAPTMFGLAPKPVPPTYDPDVVARAVVRCARNPGKTSVPVFLQGRLILWLNGVAPAVGRFIMGRWGARMQMRDEPVERPEGNLFHPMARSVGPYGPVPPTPKWKRYSLAAGLAALAGGVVLGVTGLARAAR; encoded by the coding sequence ATGGCTCGCCAGGACCTGAGGGGCAAGGTCGCCATCGTGACGGGGGCATCGAGCGGGGTGGGTTGGCAGGCGGCGGTGCGGCTGGGAGAGGCGGGGGTGAGGCTGTGCATCACCGCGCGCCGGGTGGAGGCGCTGGAGAAGCTGCGCCACCTGATGCGGGAGAAGGGCGTGGAGTGCATCGCGGTGCCCGGGGACGTGACGGTGCAGGGGGACGTGGACCAGGTGGTGCGCGAATGCCTGGCGCATTACGGCCGGGTGGACATCCTGGTGAATGACGCGGGGGTGCAGTCCTACGGCCTCTTCGACGAGCTGCCGTGGGAGCACATCACCCGCATCTTCGACATCAACTGTTTTGGCTTCATGCGCTTCGCGCGGGCGGTGCTGCCCCATTTCCGGCAGCAGGGCAGTGGGCACATCCTCAACATCCAGTCGATGTTGTCGAAGGGCTCGGCGCCGTTGTTGTCGGCGTACTCCGCGAGCAAGCACGCGACGCTGGGGTGGGCGAAGAGCCTGGAGATGGAGCTGGTGGGTTCGGGCATCCAGGTGTCGAACGTGCTGGTGCCCTCGGTGGCGACGAACATGTTCGCGCACGCGCCAACGATGTTTGGATTGGCGCCCAAGCCGGTGCCGCCGACGTATGACCCGGACGTGGTGGCGCGAGCGGTGGTGCGGTGCGCGAGGAACCCGGGGAAGACGTCGGTGCCGGTGTTCCTGCAGGGCAGGCTGATACTGTGGCTGAACGGGGTCGCCCCGGCGGTGGGTAGGTTCATCATGGGGCGGTGGGGCGCGCGGATGCAGATGCGTGACGAGCCCGTCGAGCGGCCCGAGGGCAATCTCTTCCATCCGATGGCGAGGAGCGTGGGCCCCTATGGCCCGGTGCCGCCCACGCCGAAGTGGAAGCGCTACTCGCTGGCGGCGGGCCTCGCGGCGCTGGCGGGCGGTGTGGTGTTGGGAGTGACCGGGCTGGCGCGCGCGGCGCGCTGA
- a CDS encoding phytoene desaturase family protein: MSSVLDAVVVGAGPNGLAAAVSLARAGRSVRVLEAAPTPGGGARSAELTLPGFVHDVCSAIHPLAAASPFFRQLPLGAHGLEWVHPDAPLAHPLENGTAALLERGLEATAQGLGPDADTYVRWMRPMVRAFDDVMAQMADPLRLPRRPLRLARFGLRALRPAHSLARNAFRGPLARALFAGSAAHSFSALERPFTSAFGILLLASGHAVGWPFPRGGTQKLVDALVSYLRALGGEVVTGHRVYNVDELPRARAVLLDVTPAQLVKLAGHRLPPHYVEALKRFRYGPGVFKVDWALSGPIPWRAAACARAGTVHLGGTLEEISASEAAVARGEVPESPYVLVAQHTLFDGSRAPSGQHTGWAYCHVPHGCTEDMTGRIEAQMERFAPGFRDRILARHTRSPAQYEAYNANFIGGDISGGAMEGMQLFARPMARLVPYATPDPRLYLCSSSTPPGPGVHGLCGFLAARALLASEVWRKG, encoded by the coding sequence ATGAGCTCGGTGCTCGATGCGGTCGTCGTGGGCGCGGGCCCCAACGGGCTCGCGGCCGCCGTCTCCCTGGCCCGCGCGGGCCGCTCGGTGCGGGTGCTCGAGGCAGCCCCCACACCCGGCGGGGGTGCGCGCTCCGCCGAGCTCACCCTCCCCGGCTTCGTCCACGACGTCTGCTCCGCCATCCATCCCCTCGCCGCCGCCTCCCCCTTCTTCCGCCAACTCCCCCTCGGTGCCCATGGGCTCGAGTGGGTCCACCCCGATGCCCCCCTCGCCCACCCGCTCGAGAACGGCACCGCCGCCCTCCTCGAGCGCGGCCTCGAGGCCACCGCCCAGGGGCTCGGCCCCGACGCCGACACGTATGTGAGATGGATGCGCCCCATGGTGCGCGCCTTCGACGACGTGATGGCCCAGATGGCCGACCCCCTGCGCCTCCCCCGCCGCCCCCTCCGCCTCGCCCGCTTCGGCCTGCGCGCCCTCCGCCCCGCGCACTCGCTCGCCAGGAACGCCTTCCGCGGCCCCCTCGCCCGCGCCCTCTTCGCCGGCTCCGCCGCACACTCCTTCTCCGCCCTCGAACGCCCCTTCACCTCCGCCTTCGGCATCCTCCTCCTCGCCTCCGGCCATGCCGTCGGCTGGCCCTTTCCCCGTGGCGGCACCCAGAAGCTCGTCGACGCGCTCGTCAGCTACCTGCGCGCGCTCGGCGGCGAGGTCGTCACCGGCCACCGCGTGTACAACGTGGATGAGCTGCCCCGCGCCCGCGCCGTGCTGCTCGACGTGACGCCCGCGCAGCTCGTGAAGCTCGCCGGCCACCGGCTTCCTCCTCACTACGTCGAGGCGCTCAAGCGCTTCCGCTACGGGCCCGGTGTCTTCAAGGTGGACTGGGCCCTCTCCGGTCCCATTCCCTGGCGCGCCGCCGCGTGCGCACGCGCGGGCACCGTGCACCTCGGCGGTACGTTGGAGGAGATCTCCGCCAGCGAGGCCGCCGTCGCACGCGGCGAGGTCCCCGAGTCCCCCTATGTGCTCGTGGCCCAGCACACCCTGTTCGATGGCAGCCGCGCCCCCTCGGGCCAGCACACCGGCTGGGCCTACTGCCACGTACCCCATGGCTGCACCGAGGACATGACCGGGCGCATCGAGGCCCAGATGGAGCGCTTCGCCCCCGGCTTCCGCGACCGCATCCTCGCCCGGCACACGCGCTCGCCCGCGCAGTACGAGGCCTACAACGCCAACTTCATCGGCGGCGACATCTCCGGCGGCGCCATGGAGGGAATGCAGTTGTTCGCCCGGCCCATGGCCCGCCTCGTCCCCTACGCCACGCCCGACCCGCGCCTCTACCTGTGCTCGTCCTCCACCCCGCCCGGCCCCGGTGTTCACGGGCTGTGTGGCTTCCTCGCCGCGCGGGCGCTGCTCGCCAGCGAGGTGTGGCGCAAGGGCTGA
- a CDS encoding HEAT repeat domain-containing protein translates to MTRPFLRMNVLPTLTLAVSLLAPALALAHQPAPSSEAPALKAGTCSVQGLMDSIRRGLHSKSEAYKLYLRTLLRESAVNLPLAELQAAFDREYDPVMVEHLAAALVARTERGLEDESFQRVAKRALEDRDPSLRAATVRAMRRTGALERTGDMYERLVRDPSPEVRMEAATNLVEDNLEVYGGHHGPAADSAVAAAAASTDPKVTAKVLGQLMTGDISAGSARKLEQLLGSDSAEVRAAASTALGGVPVAEMASARQALTGMYRGEKDPTVRKAILQSVARLGFSSAVPELQRLRGVDPSLAPEIDTWIRVLEMNHQDWSLILREKQRLQQAR, encoded by the coding sequence ATGACACGCCCCTTCCTCCGCATGAACGTGCTTCCCACCCTGACGCTCGCCGTCAGCCTCCTCGCCCCGGCGCTGGCGCTGGCGCACCAGCCGGCCCCCTCGTCCGAGGCCCCCGCCCTCAAGGCCGGAACCTGCTCGGTCCAGGGCCTCATGGACTCCATCCGCCGCGGGCTCCACTCGAAGTCCGAGGCCTACAAGCTCTACCTGCGCACGCTGCTGCGCGAGTCCGCCGTCAACCTGCCCCTCGCCGAGCTCCAGGCCGCCTTCGACCGCGAGTACGACCCGGTCATGGTCGAGCACCTCGCGGCCGCCCTGGTCGCGCGCACCGAGCGCGGCCTGGAGGACGAGTCATTCCAGCGCGTCGCGAAGCGCGCCCTGGAGGACAGGGACCCGAGCCTCCGCGCCGCCACCGTCCGTGCCATGCGCCGCACCGGCGCGCTGGAGCGCACGGGGGACATGTACGAGCGCCTGGTCCGCGACCCCTCGCCCGAGGTGCGCATGGAGGCCGCGACCAACCTGGTCGAGGACAACCTGGAGGTCTACGGCGGTCACCATGGCCCCGCCGCCGACTCCGCCGTGGCCGCGGCCGCCGCCTCGACGGATCCCAAGGTGACGGCGAAGGTCCTCGGCCAGCTCATGACCGGAGACATCAGCGCCGGGTCGGCCCGCAAGCTCGAGCAGCTGCTCGGCAGCGACTCCGCCGAGGTCCGCGCCGCGGCGTCCACCGCGCTGGGAGGCGTGCCCGTGGCGGAGATGGCCAGCGCCCGGCAGGCGCTCACCGGCATGTACCGCGGCGAGAAGGACCCCACCGTGCGCAAGGCCATCCTCCAGAGCGTCGCCCGGCTCGGCTTCTCCAGCGCCGTCCCCGAGCTCCAGCGGCTGCGCGGCGTCGACCCCAGCCTCGCGCCGGAGATCGACACCTGGATTCGAGTCCTCGAGATGAACCACCAGGATTGGAGCCTGATCCTGAGGGAGAAGCAGAGGCTGCAACAGGCTCGGTAG